TCGCATCCTCAAAATCAGTGGATTCTAGAAAAGCCACGATCGCTTCTGGCACTGTTTCCTGGCAGGACTCATTGAATTCATAGACTGGCCGAATTTGCGCAAGCGATCGGCTCAGGTCATAGCCAAACGTCGTTTCAATGTAAGTCTTTATGTCAGCTTTGGGTTTACCAGTCCGCGCCAGGAAGATCGCCGCTGCCGTAGCTTGTGCCCCCTTGATCCCCTCTGGATGGTTATGGGTTACCGTCGCACTTTCCTCTGCCACCTTTAAAACAGTTTCCAAATCATTGAAAGCAAAGCCCACCGGACTAACCCGCATGGCCGAACCATTTCCCCAACTGTTGTAGGGTTGGCTATTGGTGGAACTAGCCCAGGCATGGAATCTAGCGCCATAGCTCTCATGGGGATAGAGTTGATAGTATTTCTTGATGCTGTCAGTATAGTTGCCGCCATTCAGGATCACATCGGCGATCGCCACCGTTAGCACCGTATCGTCAGTAAAGAAAGAATTGGGCGCAAAAAATTCAAACTGCTTAGTTTTTATATTGTCAAATTCATAGACTGAACCGACAATATCACCTACGATCGCCCCTAACATAATTTCCTGGCCAAATTTCTACGCAAAGCTGCATCCTAGTTTAGCGGATTGCTAAGTTTTTATTGATGTGATCAATATTTTACTCCCTCAACAATCTAGACATTTTCTCTAGCAATATTGCCATCTTGTAAATCAGGTTGGGGCATAATTAAATTAACTCTTGCAAAGTTTGGATGCTGTGTAGTGAGC
The sequence above is a segment of the Pseudanabaena sp. PCC 7367 genome. Coding sequences within it:
- a CDS encoding ADP-ribosylglycohydrolase family protein, yielding MLGAIVGDIVGSVYEFDNIKTKQFEFFAPNSFFTDDTVLTVAIADVILNGGNYTDSIKKYYQLYPHESYGARFHAWASSTNSQPYNSWGNGSAMRVSPVGFAFNDLETVLKVAEESATVTHNHPEGIKGAQATAAAIFLARTGKPKADIKTYIETTFGYDLSRSLAQIRPVYEFNESCQETVPEAIVAFLESTDFEDAIRNAISLGGDSDTLACITGGIAEAFYAGVPELIATQALAKLDDRLLQVTKAFMARFD